TACAAGCAAATATTCTGGTAAAACTGGAATATCTGAACCCGGCGGGAAGTGTTAAAGACCGGATTGCAAAGAGCATGATCGAGGATGCAGAAAAGAGCGGAGCACTAAAGCCGGGATTTACAATTATCGAGCCTACTTCCGGTAATACAGGAATCGGTCTTGCATCCATTGCGGCGGCCAAGGGTTACAGACTGATTCTGACTATGCCTGAGACGATGAGTGTTGAAAGAAGGAATATTCTGAAGGCTTATGGGGCAGAAATCGTATTGACGGATGGTGCCAAAGGAATGAAAGGTGCAATTGCAAAAGCAGATGAGCTGGCAAAGGAAGTACCTGACAGTTTTATACCGGGTCAGTTTGATAATCCGGCCAATCCAAAGACACATAGGGAAACCACAGGACCGGAGATCTGGAAAGATACGGATGGAGCTGTGGATATTCTGGTGGCAAGCATCGGAACGGGCGGTACGATTACAGGAATCGGTGAATATCTGAAGAGTCAGAAAGCTGAGGTTAAAGTGGTAGGTGTGGAACCGGCAGCTTCTCCTGTATTGACAAAAGGAGTCAGCGGCCCGCATAAGATTCAGGGAATCGGTGCAGGGTTTGTTCCAAAAGTATTAAACACAAAAGTTTATGATGAAGTTATTGCGGTTGAGAATGATGATGCTTTTGAGACTTCTAAGGAATTTGCGCATGCCGAAGGAATCCTGGTGGGAATATCATCCGGTGCGGCACTGAAAGCAGGCATCGAATTAGCCAAAAGACCTGAGAATAAGGGAAAGAATATCGTAGTAGTGCTTCCGGACAGCGGAGACCGCTATTACTCGACACCCCTTTTTGAAAATTAAACGGATAGAATTGTGGGAGCACTTTTGTGCGAAACAATTCGCTGTATCATAGGGAGGCATCTTGACTCTAAATATACGAATAAGGAGAACCGTGCTATGGGAAAAAAAATTGAGAGAAAAGACAGAAAACTGAAGTTCGAAACTTTACAGCTTCATGTGGGACAGGAAAAGGCAGACCCTGCTACAGGGGCAAGAGCAGTTCCAATCTATGCATCCTCATCCTATGTTTTTGATAACTGTGACCATGCTGCTGCCCGCTTTGGACTGACAGATTCAGGTAACATCTATGGAAGACTTACAAATCCTACAGAAGATGTATTTGAACAAAGAATTGCAGCCTTAGAAGGAGGCGCAGCTGCACTGGCTGTGGCTTCGGGTGCTGCTGCTGTTACTTACACATTCCAGAATCTGGCTCATGCGGGAGACCATATCGTATCTGCAAATAATATTTATGGCGGAACGTATAATCTGCTGGAGCACACGCTTCCGGAATATGGTATCAAAACTACGTTTGTTGATATCTTTGATGAAAAAGCAGTGGAGGAGGCAATTCAGGAGAATACAAAGTTGGTATTTATTGAGACTCTGGGGAATCCTAATTCCGAAGTAGTGGACATTGAAGCTGTTGCAAAAATTGCGCATGCACATAAGATACCTCTGGTAATTGACAATACGTTTGCGACTCCTTATCTGGTGCGTCCGATTGAGCATGGCGCAGATATCGTGGTTCATTCAGCAACTAAGTTTATCGGCGGACACGGGACGTCACTCGGCGGTGTTATCGTGGATGGAGGAAAATTTGATTGGGAGGCATCAGGAAAATTCCCATCGCTCGTTGAGCCAAATCCAAGTTACCATGGTGTCAGCTTTGTGAAAGCGGCAGGTCCTGCTGCATTTGTTACAAAAATACGTGCAATCCTGCTGAGAGATACAGGTGCAACCTTATCACCCTTCCATGCCTTCCTTTTCCTTCAGGGTCTGGAAACATTATCACTCAGAGTGGAGCGTCATGTGGAGAATAGCCTGAAAGTAGTGGATTACCTAAGCAAACATCCGCAGGTAGAGGCGGTTCACCATCCTTCTGTAAGTACAGATGCCAGTCAGCAGGAATTGTATAAGAAGTACTTCCCGGGCGGCGGCGGTTCAATCTTTACCTTTGAGATCAAAGGAGATGGGCAGAAGGCAAAAGATTTTATCGATAATCTGGAACTGTTTTCGCTGCTGGCAAATGTAGCGGATGTGAAATCCCTTGTAATTCACCCGGCCTCCACCACGCATTCACAGCTGAATGAGCAGGAACTTCTGGAACAGGGGATTAAGCCAAATACGATACGTCTTTCTATTGGAACAGAAAATATTGATGATATCATACAAGATCTGGAGGAAGCATTTAAGGCAGTTGAATAGTAGTACTTGCAAAGGGGAAAGTTGATATGAGAATTTCCACAAAGGGCAGATATGCACTTCGAATGATGCTGGACCTGGCTCTGCATGATCAGGGAGAGCCGGTCAGAGTGAAAGATATAGCAGCGAGGGAAGATATCTCCATCAAATATCTGGAACAGATTGTGGCATTGTTAGTCCGTGCAGGTTATCTGAAAAGCATCAGAGGTCCCCAGGGAGGATACCGCCTGGTAAAAACACCAAAGGAATATTCGCTGGGCTCCATATTAAGGCTGACAGAAGGCAGTCTGGCACCTGTAGAATCTCTGGAGGAGGATGCAGATCCCGCTGACAACACCGAGAATGCTGCAACTATGATGTTCTGGCAGAAGCTGAATCAGGCGATAAAAAGTGTGGTAGACAGCTATACACTGGAAGACCTGATGGACTGGCAGATGCAGGCAGGAGATAACTACGTGATTTAAAATAATTTGAAAAAGTGAAGATATATAGTTAAAGGTGCCGCAGTCTTATGGATACGGCACCTTTAACTATATTTATCAATGCAGAATATAAAATGCGGTATTGTAGAGATAGTAGAAAAAGATCTGAATATTTGTAAAAAACAACGGCCTGCTAAGCAGACCGTTGTCTAAAATGAGGGGGGAGATAGTGAGTGGTTAATCAACTATCCAATACCTATTATAGAAAAAAGATGTGTTTAAAGTATGTCCATAAGCTAAAAGAATCATAAAATTCATTAAGAAACATTAAAGAAATTTAAAAAGATGCTTCAAAAATACTTTTATTTCTTCAGGTATCCCGTATAATCGGAAGTGTGCAGTAACTTGTTGGCATTCGCTATCCGGTCATCAGTGGGTGGCTGAATTCCCTTTAACTGGTATGGAATTTTCAAATCTTCCCATTTATAAATCCCCATAGTGTGGTAGGGCAGTACCTCAAAACGCTGTACATTTCCTAATGATTTTACAAACTTGTCCAGTCGGATCAGATCTTCGTCAAAATCGCTCCGTTCCGGTACCAGAACGTGACGGATCCAGACGGGCTTTTTTATTTCGGACAGATATCTGGCCATATCGAGAATGTTTCGGTTACTGCATCCGGTGAGAGCTTTGTGCTTCGCATCATCCATATGCTTGATATCCAGAAGCAGCAGATCTGTATATTTCATAAGGCACTGAAACTTCTGAAAAAAGGGTTCCTGCCGGGTAAATACACTGCCGGAGGTATCAATGACTGTATGAACTCCTTCTTTTTTTGCTTTTTGAAAAAGTTCAATCAGAAAATCCATCTGGAGGAGGGGCTCGCCTCCGCTGACGGTAATACCACCATCCTCACCCCAATAGGCACGGTAACGAAGAGCACGCTCTAAAAGCTCGTCGGCAGAAACCATGTCCTTTGGATGGGTACTCCAGGTATCAGGATTGTGACAGTACTGGCAGCGCATCTTACATCCCTGCAGGAAAATCACAAACCGGATACCGGGGCCATCCACAGAACCAAAGGTCTCGATAGAATGAACAGATCCCTTGCTCTGACTATATTCTTTCATGGGCAGACCGGGCGATGACATCCAACTGCTGTTCACGAGTCAGATCAATGAATTTCACCGCGTAACCGGATACACGGATTGTAAAGTTCTGATATTCTTCCTTTTCCGGGTGTTCCATGGCATCCTTCAATTTGTCGATACCAAAGACGTTTACGTTCAGGTGATGCGCTCCCTGATCAAAATAGCCATCCATGATATGGGTCAGATTTTTGGATCTTTCCTCCTCATTATGACCAAGCGCACCAGGGCTGATCGTCTGCGTATTGGAAATGCCATCCAAAGCCCATTCATATGGAAGTTTGGCTACTGAATTCAGAGATGCCAAAAGACCATTCTTCTCTGCACCATAACTTGGATTAGCACCGGGAGCCAAAGGTTCGCCTGCTTTACGTCCGTCCGGGAGAGAACCGGTAGCCTTTCCATAGACCACATTGGATGTGATGGTCAAAATAGAAGTGGTCGGCTCGGAATTACGGTAGGTATGATGCTTTTTCAATTTATCAAGAAAGGTATGCAGAAGCCATATTGCGATATCGTCTGCCCGGTCATCGTCATTTCCATAGCGTGGAAATTCACCTTCAATTTCGAAATCTTCAGCCAATCCGTCTTCATCACGGACTACTTTTACCTTTGCATATTTGATGGCAGCCAGGGAGTCCACCACGTGTGAAAATCCTGCAATACCGGTGGCAAAGGTACGTCTTACATCTGTATCGACCAGAGCCATCTCAGCGGCTTCATAGTAGTATTTATCGTGCATAAAATGAATAACGTTCAATGTATTCACATAAAGTCCTGCCAGCCAGTCCATCATGATGTCATACTTGCGGATGACTTCATCATAATCCAGATACTCAGAAGTGATTGGTGTGTATTCCGGACCCATCTGATCTTTGCTCTTTTCATCAATCCCTCCATTGATTGCATAAAGAAGGCATTTTGCAAGGTTTGCACGGGCGCCGAAGAACTGCATCTCTTTACCGGTCTGCGTAGCTGAGACACAGCAGCAGATGGAGTAGTCATCTCCCCAGACCGGACGCATCACATCGTCATTCTCATACTGGATGGAGCTGGTTTTCACTGATATATAGGCGGCAAATTTCTTGAAGTTTTCAGGGAGCCTTGAGGAGTAGAGTACCGTCAGGTTTGGCTCCGGAGCCGGTCCCATATTAACAAGGGTATGCAGGATGCGGTAGTCGTTCTTGGTAACCATGGAACGTCCGTCCTGTCCGAGTCCGCCGACTTCTACGGTTGCCCATACCGGATCACCGGAGAACAGCTGATTATAGGAGGGAACACGTGCAAATTTAACCATGCGGAGTTTCATAATCAGATGGTCGATTAGCTCCTGTGCTTCTGCTTCTGTGAGTATGCCCCGTTCAATATCTCTGTAAATATAAATGTCAAGGAAGGTTGAAATACGGCCTACACTCATAGCTGCGCCATTTTGTGTTTTAATTGCAGCCAGATAACCGAAGTACAGCCACTGAACGGCTTCTCTGGCATTTGATGCGGGTCCGGAGATATCAAAGCCGTAGCTTGCAGCCATCTCCTTCATACCTGCCAGTGCCTGGTACTGCATGGAGATTTCTTCTCTCTGGCGGATGATATCATCCGTCATGACACCACATCCGCAGTTGGCAAAATCCTCTTGTTTTTTTTGCATCAGAAAATCGATGCCATACAGGGCTACACGACGGTAATCACCCACGATACGGCCACGCCCATAGGTATCCGGAAGCCCCGTGATAATCTTGTTGTGACGAGCCTTACGCATCTCCGGTGTATAAGCATCAAAGACACCTTGATTATGGGTCTTTCTATAGTCCGTAAAAATCTTGTGAAGTTGGGGTGCAGGAGTATATCCATTATTTTTGCATGAATTTTCGGCCATGCTGATTCCTCCAAAGGGCATAAACGCACGTTTCAGAGGCTTGTCTGTCTGAAGCCCTACGACTTTTTCCAGATCTTTCAGACTGTCATCGATATATCCGGGTGCATGAGACGTAAGCGTTGAAACGGTTTCTGTATCCATGTCCAGAACACCGCCTTTTGAACGTTCCTCTTTCTGAAGCTTTTGCAGTGCACTCCAGAGTTTATCCGTTGCGTCGGTAGGCTCTTCAAGGAAAGAAGCATCTCCGTTATAGGGTGTATAGTTCTGTTGTATAAAGTCACGTGTGTTGACCTCTTCTTTCCAAATACGGCCTTTAAATCCACTCCATTGATCCATTTGTATCATAGCAATACCTCCTGATATAATATAACAATACTTGTTTAGGTAACTATCTGTATTCACCTATAATATATCCATAAGATGGAGTAAAGTCAATTGATTAGCGGATTGTTTTTTGCATTTCTTTTGATGCAATTGGAATGGAAATCAGAGTTCTAAAAACAAAAAACCCACCTTTAAAAGGTGAGAGCTGTAGTTGAATTATTTTATACAATTTGAAAAACAATAAAAAGCGCGAGACGGGATTCGAACCCGCGACCCCAACCTTGGCAAGGTTGTACTCCACCCCTGAGCCACTCGCGCATAAGAGCGGGTGATGGGAATCGAACCCACGTATCCAGCTTGGAAGGCTGGTGTTCTACCATTGAACTACACCCGCAAATCATGTTGTATTTTTGTTGCTGACAATGATGTATTTTACACGAAAAGAGAATAAATGTCAATACATTTTTCGAATTTTTTATGATTGTATGATTTGGAGGTTACTAAGGCCGTGCCGTTATATCCTTCCGATAAAGCGAAGGGGAACATCCTGCTGTTTTTGTGAAAATGCGGCTAAAATATAATGGATTTTCATATCCGACAACAGAGGCAATCTCACCGATATTATAATCTGTATTCTCCAGCAGGTCTTTCGCTTTGGAGATACGGACGGAGGTTATATACTGCATGGGTGTCATACCGGTATATTGTCTGAAACTGCGGATAAACCAGCAAACACTCATATTCTGGGATTTTGCGTAATCTTCAATATTAATCTGTGCCGGGAAATTCTCGTTAAAGTATTGGACTGCATGCCTCACTTCTTTTTTTATTCGGGAGGTTCCCGAGACGGCCTCTATCTGATGTCTTTTGACTATGAGAAGAAGGTGCCTGAAAAGAAGGGGAAGCAGGTCTTCAAAACATGGACGTTGGATTTGCAGCTCCCAGATTATTTTTAAAAAAAGCTGTTGGTATTCTGCATCTGTGCCTGTGCGCAGACAACTGATACCATCAGAAAAACCATGTGATGCCAAAACCGTTTCCGCTTCAGAACCGGTGAAGTGAATCCAATAGATTTCCGGGGAATCTTTCAGGTAATAACTATATTGCTGCGGAACTCCCGGACGATATAAGACCATATTTCCGGCTGTGACTTCCTGTTCTTTTTCGTTAAATGTGAAAAAAGCCCGTCCTGCAGCAACATAAAGCAATTGATAGTCTTGCCTTCCGCAAGGCCGGATGGTGACCATGGAGGGCATATGAATCAGCCGATATACACCGCAGCTTTCCACAATCAAAGGTTTGTTCAAATCCTCCATGTCTATATCCACCTGATTTAAATACCCTGTATTTGCGTACATAGTCCTCTTCCTTGTTTTCTAATTGAATATTTTAATAATTGTATCATTTTGTGCATGATTTGTCCAATCTGGTTTATAGAATAAAAATTTTTCGTATTATATACTTACAGGTAGAAAAAGAAATTATTCAGGAGGTATTTGAGATGATTGTACCAAAATATTATGAAGATCTTCATATGCTGCATGATCATACGATGCCAAATCGTGCATATTACATACCGGCATCTGCCCATACGGAAGGTCTGGTGAGAAACAGAGAGGATTCTGACCGCTTCCAGCTTCTGAACGGGAATTGGAAATTCAGGTATTACCCAAGCATCTACGATGTAAAGGAATTATTTTACGAGGAAGGGTTTGATACAGGCAGTTTTGATGAAATTCCGGTCCCGGGAGTATGGCAGAACTATGGATATGACAGACATCAATATACGAATACAAGGTATCCATTCCCCATGGACCCGCCTTACGTGCCACAGGAGAATCCCTGCGGCGCTTATGTGCATACATTTGAATATCACAAGAATGATCATGCACCGAAGGCATTTTTGAACTTTGAGGGTGTGGATTCCTGCTTTTATGTATGGCTCAATGGAACATATGTGGGATATAGCCAGGTGTCACATTCCACCAGTGAATTTGATGTTACAAAGTACCTGCGGGATGGTTTCAATACTATGGCAGTTCTGGTTCTGAAGTGGTGTGACGGCAGTTATATGGAGGATCAGGATAAATTCCGCATGAGTGGGATTTTTCGGGACGTTTACCTGCTGAAAAGACCGGAAGAAGGTGTTTTTGACTATTTTCTGACATCTAAAATCCAGGAGAATCAGGCGATTATTGACATTCGCTTTAAGTTTCTGAACCGTGAGCAACCCGTTTCAATCCGTATATATGATGAAGATAATGTTTGTGTTGCCGAGGGAGAATCCATTCGGATTGAAGAAGCGGATGGAGAAGAGCAATGGCGGGCGCAGGCACAGCTTAGACTTAAAAAACCATATCTGTGGAATGCGGAAGAACCTTATCTATACACAATTGTATATGAATGCGGATCCGAGTTCATTACGGACAGAACAGGGATCAGGGAGGTATCCTCCAGTGACGGTGTGGTATACATCAATGGGGTAAATGTAAAATTCCGGGGCGTCAATCGCCATGACAGTGATCCTGTGACAGGATTTACTATCTCTCTGGATCAGATGGAAAAGGATCTGCTTTTGATGAAGCAGCATAACATCAACGCAATCCGTACCAGCCATTATCCCAATGCTCCCCAGTTCTACCAGCTTTGTGATGAATATGGGTTTTTTGTAATCGATGAGGCAGACAATGAAAGTCATGGAACAGCAGATATTTATCTGAAAAATACCGACTGGGAAACCAGAAAAAACCATTGGAATAAACCGATTGCCGATTGCGCGGCGTTTATCGAATCTACGGTTGACCGTACCAAACGATGCATTCACAGGGATAAGAACCGTCCCAGTGTGGTAATCTGGTCCATGGGAAATGAGTGTGCGTATGGCTGCACCTTTGAGGAGGCCCTTACATGGACAAAGGAGTTTGACAGTACGCGTCTGACACATTTCGAGTCTGCCAGATATACGGGGAATGACAGAGTCTACGACTACTCCAATCTGGATCTGCACAGCAGGATGTACCCGTCGCTTTCCGAAATAGAGGATTACTTTAACAATAATCCGGACAAACCCTATGTTATGTGCGAATACAGTCATGCCATGGGAAATGGTCCCGGCGATCTGGAGGATTACTTCCACATCATCCAGAAGCATGATGGATTTTGCGGCGGCTTTGTGTGGGAGTGGTGTGATCATGCAATCTACAAAGGAAAAACCATAGAAGGAAAAGAGATATATGCCTATGGGGGTGACCATGAGGAATATCCGCATGATGGTAATTTCTGTATGGATGGACTGGTGTATCCTGACCGAAGACCACATACCGGCCTGCTCGAATTCAAGAATGTGAACCGTCCGGTCAGAGTAATT
The window above is part of the Novisyntrophococcus fermenticellae genome. Proteins encoded here:
- the cysK gene encoding cysteine synthase A produces the protein MAKNIYKNAVELIGKTPLMEAENFGKKLGLQANILVKLEYLNPAGSVKDRIAKSMIEDAEKSGALKPGFTIIEPTSGNTGIGLASIAAAKGYRLILTMPETMSVERRNILKAYGAEIVLTDGAKGMKGAIAKADELAKEVPDSFIPGQFDNPANPKTHRETTGPEIWKDTDGAVDILVASIGTGGTITGIGEYLKSQKAEVKVVGVEPAASPVLTKGVSGPHKIQGIGAGFVPKVLNTKVYDEVIAVENDDAFETSKEFAHAEGILVGISSGAALKAGIELAKRPENKGKNIVVVLPDSGDRYYSTPLFEN
- a CDS encoding O-acetylhomoserine aminocarboxypropyltransferase/cysteine synthase family protein, whose translation is MGKKIERKDRKLKFETLQLHVGQEKADPATGARAVPIYASSSYVFDNCDHAAARFGLTDSGNIYGRLTNPTEDVFEQRIAALEGGAAALAVASGAAAVTYTFQNLAHAGDHIVSANNIYGGTYNLLEHTLPEYGIKTTFVDIFDEKAVEEAIQENTKLVFIETLGNPNSEVVDIEAVAKIAHAHKIPLVIDNTFATPYLVRPIEHGADIVVHSATKFIGGHGTSLGGVIVDGGKFDWEASGKFPSLVEPNPSYHGVSFVKAAGPAAFVTKIRAILLRDTGATLSPFHAFLFLQGLETLSLRVERHVENSLKVVDYLSKHPQVEAVHHPSVSTDASQQELYKKYFPGGGGSIFTFEIKGDGQKAKDFIDNLELFSLLANVADVKSLVIHPASTTHSQLNEQELLEQGIKPNTIRLSIGTENIDDIIQDLEEAFKAVE
- a CDS encoding RrF2 family transcriptional regulator; this encodes MRISTKGRYALRMMLDLALHDQGEPVRVKDIAAREDISIKYLEQIVALLVRAGYLKSIRGPQGGYRLVKTPKEYSLGSILRLTEGSLAPVESLEEDADPADNTENAATMMFWQKLNQAIKSVVDSYTLEDLMDWQMQAGDNYVI
- the pflA gene encoding pyruvate formate-lyase-activating protein is translated as MKEYSQSKGSVHSIETFGSVDGPGIRFVIFLQGCKMRCQYCHNPDTWSTHPKDMVSADELLERALRYRAYWGEDGGITVSGGEPLLQMDFLIELFQKAKKEGVHTVIDTSGSVFTRQEPFFQKFQCLMKYTDLLLLDIKHMDDAKHKALTGCSNRNILDMARYLSEIKKPVWIRHVLVPERSDFDEDLIRLDKFVKSLGNVQRFEVLPYHTMGIYKWEDLKIPYQLKGIQPPTDDRIANANKLLHTSDYTGYLKK
- the pflB gene encoding formate C-acetyltransferase → MIQMDQWSGFKGRIWKEEVNTRDFIQQNYTPYNGDASFLEEPTDATDKLWSALQKLQKEERSKGGVLDMDTETVSTLTSHAPGYIDDSLKDLEKVVGLQTDKPLKRAFMPFGGISMAENSCKNNGYTPAPQLHKIFTDYRKTHNQGVFDAYTPEMRKARHNKIITGLPDTYGRGRIVGDYRRVALYGIDFLMQKKQEDFANCGCGVMTDDIIRQREEISMQYQALAGMKEMAASYGFDISGPASNAREAVQWLYFGYLAAIKTQNGAAMSVGRISTFLDIYIYRDIERGILTEAEAQELIDHLIMKLRMVKFARVPSYNQLFSGDPVWATVEVGGLGQDGRSMVTKNDYRILHTLVNMGPAPEPNLTVLYSSRLPENFKKFAAYISVKTSSIQYENDDVMRPVWGDDYSICCCVSATQTGKEMQFFGARANLAKCLLYAINGGIDEKSKDQMGPEYTPITSEYLDYDEVIRKYDIMMDWLAGLYVNTLNVIHFMHDKYYYEAAEMALVDTDVRRTFATGIAGFSHVVDSLAAIKYAKVKVVRDEDGLAEDFEIEGEFPRYGNDDDRADDIAIWLLHTFLDKLKKHHTYRNSEPTTSILTITSNVVYGKATGSLPDGRKAGEPLAPGANPSYGAEKNGLLASLNSVAKLPYEWALDGISNTQTISPGALGHNEEERSKNLTHIMDGYFDQGAHHLNVNVFGIDKLKDAMEHPEKEEYQNFTIRVSGYAVKFIDLTREQQLDVIARSAHERI
- a CDS encoding AraC family transcriptional regulator, encoding MYANTGYLNQVDIDMEDLNKPLIVESCGVYRLIHMPSMVTIRPCGRQDYQLLYVAAGRAFFTFNEKEQEVTAGNMVLYRPGVPQQYSYYLKDSPEIYWIHFTGSEAETVLASHGFSDGISCLRTGTDAEYQQLFLKIIWELQIQRPCFEDLLPLLFRHLLLIVKRHQIEAVSGTSRIKKEVRHAVQYFNENFPAQINIEDYAKSQNMSVCWFIRSFRQYTGMTPMQYITSVRISKAKDLLENTDYNIGEIASVVGYENPLYFSRIFTKTAGCSPSLYRKDITARP
- a CDS encoding glycoside hydrolase family 2 TIM barrel-domain containing protein, with translation MIVPKYYEDLHMLHDHTMPNRAYYIPASAHTEGLVRNREDSDRFQLLNGNWKFRYYPSIYDVKELFYEEGFDTGSFDEIPVPGVWQNYGYDRHQYTNTRYPFPMDPPYVPQENPCGAYVHTFEYHKNDHAPKAFLNFEGVDSCFYVWLNGTYVGYSQVSHSTSEFDVTKYLRDGFNTMAVLVLKWCDGSYMEDQDKFRMSGIFRDVYLLKRPEEGVFDYFLTSKIQENQAIIDIRFKFLNREQPVSIRIYDEDNVCVAEGESIRIEEADGEEQWRAQAQLRLKKPYLWNAEEPYLYTIVYECGSEFITDRTGIREVSSSDGVVYINGVNVKFRGVNRHDSDPVTGFTISLDQMEKDLLLMKQHNINAIRTSHYPNAPQFYQLCDEYGFFVIDEADNESHGTADIYLKNTDWETRKNHWNKPIADCAAFIESTVDRTKRCIHRDKNRPSVVIWSMGNECAYGCTFEEALTWTKEFDSTRLTHFESARYTGNDRVYDYSNLDLHSRMYPSLSEIEDYFNNNPDKPYVMCEYSHAMGNGPGDLEDYFHIIQKHDGFCGGFVWEWCDHAIYKGKTIEGKEIYAYGGDHEEYPHDGNFCMDGLVYPDRRPHTGLLEFKNVNRPVRVISMNQDKKELLLHNYMDYRNLKGYLNLTYELNCDGQVFGSGTLETPDIPAHGKAVVKLDFQIPEKGKCWLKVNYSLAEDEGVLKKGFPLGFDELAVKTGDFRNQEALRLMEKEQPDYGELQVEEEDRYLYVGNAAFSYTYNKLTGLFEDMVYGQRQILERPMELNIWRAPTDNDRNIKSEWMRAQYDRTVARAYSTEVQREKDEVLIISTASLSAVTIQRILDICLTWRITSSGVIHADMQVKRDMEFPQLPRFGVRLFLPKDMGEVTYYGLGPMESYIDKRRASSHGLFQNDVVELHEDYIRPQENGSHDDCDYVKIEGSKSGLTVVSRETFSFNSSVYTQEELTNKAHNYELVPSAHTVLCVDYRQNGIGTNSCGPELLKKYRLDEETFRFEFQLQPFNR